Genomic DNA from Polypterus senegalus isolate Bchr_013 unplaced genomic scaffold, ASM1683550v1 scaffold_4306, whole genome shotgun sequence:
GAGATATCAGAAATGTCTTACAAGGGAGAGGAACTATTACAGAGACAAGATCCACCAAAGATCTTTGTAAACTAAAAATGTTGATTaacaaaatagaaacattttcagaaagctCAAAATGAGCATATAAGAAGTTACCTGGAAGTCAAATGCAAGTCTCAATACACAATCCAGTGGCATTAATCCAATAAACCAGGCAACAGTCATCACAGTAATTCCATAGGAATATCAAGTCCTACAAACATCTCTACTACAAACTCAATGCACCACTGCTGAGATCCTCTTTCCtgacacaatatactgtatatagtcagaAGAACGTCTTGACAACAATGACATCAGGGtgaccctgcctcttggggtACTAACCATGGAACATAAGGAATAGCCACTGTGACCAGCAAGGGGTGTAACATCACTACAACTTCAAACCTAGTTGCAtggacacaagtcccaggtttaAATAAGTTTTCATTTGTAACTAAATACCTCACCAAAGATGTTTTCCCAGCTTTGGCACAAGTATCTGCACAAGCacaatacaattcttttttttcttctttcttataTCCTCCTACACTCCTCCTACATGAGCTTTGTCCATTCTCCACACTTGATTCCAACTCACCTGGGTTAGGAAGAGTAGCTTCCTTCATACTGAACCCAGTAGTACTTCTTAGTTCTACCACACTGCACACAGGACACACTTCTGGGCCAAGCAGGACCTTCCTGTGACAGGAGATCTTGCTTCTAGCTTCTTTCTAGCAGCATTTGAGGACCCCAGCAAGCCTGCCCAGTTACCCTACAGCTCCCATGtgtctatatacagtaggtattcAACTGGAAGCCATAACTGGGGGGTATGGCCACCCAGTgtacttgggggaaaaaaaaaacatgtctgccCCTTATAATTGCTTCCTGACTAGGAAAGGTACTAATAACCAACCCAGTCAGGATGCCTGCCCACCcagggcagtctcatggcctctgaacctctgcagattttatttttttccctccagacatctgaagttttttttttttctgtccctcctggccatcggacctcactcttattttatgttaattagtgttgtcttattttaattctatttttttctcttttcttcatcatgtaaagcactttgagctcattatttgtatgaaaatgtgctatagaaataattgttgtttttgttcttctATTACaaaggcctcctggccaggtaagggaccATCGACCCTGGCCAGGCTTTCAGCCAACCTGTTACTATGTCGTAGACAAACATAAAAGAAATTACCTACAAatttaagaaataatttaaaaactataaatcagaaaataaacataacagcTGGCTTATGTATGTAAGCTAATGCCATTATATAATGAAACCTTCTGAACACACAACAAGAccacaaaatgtattaaaaaaacaaaatggcattgcaacAAACCTTAAACAAGAGATCATTCATTTGTGAAATGCTTAAATAATctttcataacaaaaataatcaaCCATTTAGAATCCTGGCATTCAGAAACATTGAAAACAAACCTGAAAGTCAATAACAAAAATTTCTGAAGCTCAGAAAAAATGATCAAAGTCCCAAAAACCACAAAATTTTGATGTCTGTCTTATCGTCCAACTTTGACTTAGAAGACATTACCGTCCCTCAAGTGTCTTTAGAGATGGAACAAATGGTACATCAAAGGACATGTTACTGTATTTCAATAGTAATACAGATGACCCCCAAAATCCTTGGGCGTTATGTTCAAAGAGCACACGTAAATTGTGAAAAACCTCagattttggatgtggtcaagAAAATGCCCATAAATGCCAATTTTTATAGTTTAACCCCTAAATATGCACCCAAAACATTTTCAATTCATTTCTATACTGctgtgtctcccgcagtgctagaatggaaaataccaatgttaccccTATATGGATTGTAATTCATGTAAGCGTGTTTTCTTTGGTAAAATAAGGGTAAAtacgtaataatttaatttagtttaatgaaagtacagtaaaatgtacgggtgctcaccaataatgaatgatattgattgaagatgatgatgatgatgatgaattagctgtgcagtacggtGAAGGtatgtatgtaatgaagataatgactgcagaAGATTTACAGCTCCTCGGATGGCTACTgtggcataactttttagttcctggtgcaaatccagtagttcaaccttcttaaacttcttctggtgcttaggtttgttgccagaagccttagaaggtgcagggtgtttGGGCGACATCTTaaggctttaagaagaacaaaacaaaaaaacacgagaacactcagcGAAACACTCAAGATAGCTACACGTAGTAAACTGTTATGATGCATcaatgctgggctgcatctgccggAAATGCGTCacagagcagcagccaatcagcagcaaggagaaatgaataacgctctcgaattggctactttcaccatcccaagccgtgttttcctctacggttgctttgtgttctctctacagtacagtatttccacaaaaaagccataaaaaatttgAGGAGGAtatttctgctaacaattattagttaagttctaaggaaaaatccgtgaatGACTGAGGCTGCGAACTCTGAACCAAAACTTCATGGGAGTCTACTATAATAATATTGATAATGATAATATTAAgtaaaaatttatataaaagaatATTATTTCATTAGCTGGCTATGTGTGTGAGTGCAAAACTTCATGAATGCACGGACCACAGAAATGTATTGAATATGACATGAACTTCATGGCTGCCTACATCAAAGTcaagaggcaaagaaaaaatccTGACTATCCTAAGATCATTTCCCTTAATGACTAAAATGATTTGAGATTCAGAGTTCGGAAACTGAAACATCAGTATCAGAATGCCACCATTTACCATACATGTAACAATATTGAGAAGATCAGTGAAATCGCCATCAACAATATAGTGATGACAATAAGCAAAAGTCACAAAATGGCagacaaaatttacaaaatggtGCCAAGATGACATTGCTATGAATGGGATCATTATCAGTTTCTTAATACTTGTCATACATATGTGTCTGAGGATCACCTTGATATGGTATGCAGTACCACTACGGGACAAGAGGGGGAGTTGTTGCTAACTGTCTTGACTCTTCCCTCAGTAACTCGGAGAAGACACCCTAAGAGGTCAACTGACCACATCTCCGTTGCTCCAAaaggccccaccccttccagtccaatgtatataaaaatggctgtccctGAAGGAAGGCATCTTACTTGTGACCTGAGCCTTCAACAGGGCGGGACTCCCCAGTCAGACCCACTGATTTAAAGGCTGATTGGCtcttcatttaatttgtgttatTGTGTTCCCAAGtacctgtttatttctttttttttttgttacctcGCAATTAAATGGGCTTACTGGGTTGGCAACCCAACTGTTTTTGGGACTCTGCAAGTCACTGTGCTCCACGGCCTTTTTCTGCATCAATTTATAAGGTTGAGCACTCATTTTGTGACTTTCTTGAGCTCTAGATTCTAAATCTTCCATTAggtttttcatttgaaattcaccACCATCTTGTTAATTCCATTATTTTGTCTTAATGTCATTAGGGCCGCTTTCGTGTTGCCCTCAGACGTTGTCACCCATCAGATCATTTCTTTGTCCAAGTTTATGAATTCCAAAATCCTTTTTGATGCTCAATATTGCAGTTAGTCATTCTCTCAGCTTAGTTTCTTTGGGTCCACAGGACAATGTGAAGTGTCTCTTCATCCATTATTGTATGTTTGAACcgacttaatccagttcagtgtcacAAGGGGCTGGGGCCTATAATTCTGTCAATAGTCGTAGTCATCCACACACCTACAGTGCAATGTGCCGTGGAATGTGAagaggataaaaataaaatttgctgtAAACTACCCAGACATGCTTCACTTCACACAATGCTAGTGTAGGACACAAATTACAAATTCTGTTAATCCAAGGCCGGTGTTGTTTATATTTGTGTCCGCAGTTCAACCCATCAGATCCCATTTCCAGTGACTCTAAAGGATATGTCGAGGAGccgacaatcaaaaataaaatcgcCTGTGTGGCCTTTGTGCTGGACGCCGACAGAGTGAGCGACTACCCTGAGCCTGTCCAGGAGGCACTGAGGGAGCTCAGGCTGAAGATCAGTGACCTTGGTAAGTGGCTAGCAAGTCCTCTAATATGGCTGATCCATTTGCAAAAGTGAACTTTTTTAtcctttattgtatttattaaaagcattatAACATTTAATACAGTTAAGTGAAACTTagaactaaattcaattcagacTCCCCATGAGTtagagagaaaggccaacagccagagtaaatgTTTTGGAAGTAGTAAAGAGAGCAAGGAGTCTTTCTCAACAATATAAGTgctattctgaaatgttattgattaatctcaaaaagttctgcacagacccTCTAAATGAgaaattgattttttccaattccaaatagtatataatatcagtgacccactgacttagaataggagagttaggattcttctagttgagtgAGACAAGTCTACGTGGCAattgtgaagtaaaggcaattacagtttgtttgtccttctccacttgaagcccctctgtgagcccaccagacacagccattaatggattaggagggattgggacaccaaggctgtctgaaaggcatttaaagatttgggtccagaatgatgtgaatttggtgcaggcccaaaacatgtggcccagtgaggctggagctcgattgcagcgttcgcaggttggatctcgccctggaaacattttggacaagataaacaagatagatgtgctcgataaaagattttaagttgaataattgaatgctttgcgcatatggagctggagtgaattctgtgcattgctgccttccacttttctgaaatgttgagtaagagattaTTTTCCCAATGAACTCTGGAacctttaaaaggaagggactttaaaatggttttatatattatagaaatgatgttttgagtcttcaagactgatcagtatctcttctggaatagaaataggtaggAGCTGGGAAAAATGGGCAGAATTCATTTAGCAtaatttctaatttggagatagtggaaaaaatgtattgatgggaaactaaatttggagtgtaattgttcttaAGATGCCAAACATTATATACAAACCTCAAAGTAATCCCATATGTTTTCAAAACTTCAACAACTGTGCAAGtgtgagagggtagaaaaaggtggttatcatgtagaggtgccacagataaaatattctaatacttgaagtgcttcctacattggttctatatcCCGAGTGAATGAAGAACAAATGGGTTGTTAGTATGTtgacgataacttgtatttaccgGAGTACAAAGCACGGAATATAttgtaaagaagtactgcaggattttatttctattgctgaccaagcctgtgtgtgttcatctatttgtgtcaatatccaggtttttatagcttgtatgtttgccactcggtaataaaactgaaagttaggtagagccatgccaccttctgccttcgGTCTTTATAAGGTCACCTTTTGGATGTTTCAGATTCCAAATGAATGAGGTTATGATTAAATCtaatttcataaaaaatgatttattgatgtatattggaatgctttgaaatagaaaaagaagcttaggaaggatattcatcttgacagttttAATTCTCCCtactaaagtaagatggagggtagaccatctgtgcATGTCTTGTTAaattttgtccatgcaaacagcaaaattgtgttgaaaaagaGCATTATAtttgcttgtgatgtttacccctagaaatttaaactgatctacaatgataaaagggaaggtgtccaatctaatgctgttggctagagaattcactggaacacttttgttcaaattcattttgagtccaggtatcttttgaaattctgctagtacggttagggctgcaggcacagtattttgtgggtctgatatatccagtgccatatcatctgcatatacagatattttttattcaagtccttctctgaaaatcccctgcAAAAGTGAACTTTAGATATCCCAGTGAACCCACACACCACCAGCCACCACATTTGCACAGAATGAGATTTAGACAATAGTAACAAGGAGCGATAGAAGAAGATGTCCAATATAACCAAGGAACTCCATAGAGTCTTGTGTGCTGGATAAGCCTGACTGGTCAAGACCTCCTGACATGACGGGTAACATCAGAGCGGCAGTGTGGATCAGTTTGGAGCTGTGACAGAACCTAAACTGACTTGAGTGTATGAAAACCTGCAAAGGTGGGTGCTTAAGGTTTAATGCGTGTCCTCGCCTTAGACAGAGCAGTCAGCAACTGAGAGACAGGAAGATTTTGGAACGTCGTGACCTTGTGGTGTAAAAAGAGCAGAAAGAGAACACTGGAAAGGCAGCTCAGGCCTCCAGATGAAAGGTCTCATCCAGCGGTACTGGGCCTCCAGGCCACCTGGGGAGATTTGTTGGCAGATAAAGGATAAGGGAACAAACATAAAAGGCTGGTGTCTTACCTGGCCAAATAGGTGATCTTTGACTCCAGTGGTGTATCCAGTCTGTACAACACTCTCATGTTATACTTGGCTTCTTTTCCCAATGGAGTTTGTAAATAAGGAAGGAAAGTCAGCAACATCAAAGTGGTGGGTCCTTGATAGGAAATCACCATTCAATGCAtttatacacaaagaaaaaaataattctcattggggaagaaggtttaatgtgtccaATGACGCACCTACAAGGAAATTCATTCCTCCTTTTGGTAACCAGGCACTACATCTCAATCCAGCTGATGTCTAGTGGATCCTTCATCAAGTTAATCCATGAAAGGCTGGAGGGCCATAATATAACTCATCATGTGCTCGAGGAATGTGCTGACCAGCTGGCACACATAGTCACCAACATCTTTAACACCTCAATAAACCAGGCTCTTGTTCTGTCATGTCACCTCTATAGTACCTGTGCCATTTTGATTCAGTGCTTTGGGAGAATGGCCAAAGCCCATATAACATTCAGATTCTCCACCTACTGGATCCCTACCAGTTTGCTTACCATCCTAATTGCTCCATCAATGATGCCATAGCCATTGCACTCCACTTGAGCCTGGCACAATTGGAGAGCGGAGAAACACATGTGCAGGTACACCACCTTCAGTCAACAAACTTTATCTACTGAGCCTACAAACCCCGCATTTCATTTGGATATTAGTCTTTCTGAGAGACAGACCCCCACCGGTCCAAGTTAGAAACAATATATTGAACACCATCTTTCTCAGTGCTGGTGACCCCCAAGGCTGCATCTTCAGTCTTCTACTAATAAACTGGATGTCCAATTAAGTTGTTTATTAACACAACAATGATACACCTCACCAGAGGTGATGATAAGATGGCTTACAGAGAGGATGTCAAACAACTCGCGGActggtttaaaaataataatctgacTCTACTGTCAGTAAAACAAAGGAAACCACTGACAACATCAGGTAGAACCACACCATCCACCTTCCTCTCTTTATTAACGTCTCCAATGTGGAGTCAATCAGGAGTACAAAGTTCATGAGGACTGGAGATAAGAAATTATCTCTCCTGGACTATACAAACCTCCATTCTAGTCAAGAGAGTTTATATGTAGTCTAGTAACTGCACTTCCTACAGCACATGAGAAGAGCTAACCTCTCAGTTTCCACCCTCACCCCTTTCTACagaagcaatttagagtgggcaCTGCCATCCTGCATCTCTGTCTAGTAGGTGGACTGCAAAGGCACCTTGTCTAAGACAGGATTTCCCAGCAAAGGGTGGTGAGAGTGGCTGAGAAGACCCTTGAGACATTTTTCCCTTTAATTGAGGAACTCTAAGGCAGGGCCACCAGCATTATCAAAGACCACCTTCactgttacatttaaatatttgccCTCTGACAAGTGGTAAAACTGCCAGATGTATAGAAAGTTTTATCCCACAAGCCTCCTAAATAATGATTGGTCTGATAGTAAAGTGCAATACAAgtgttgtcagtcagtcattacccaacccgctatatcttaacacagggtcacgggggggtccactggagtcaatcccagccagcacagggcgcaaggcaggaacaaattccaggcagggtgccagcccaccacagaatataAGTGTTAAATcttgttattgttgtttatttttgttgtctgTCCTTGGACATAATCAGGCCAGGCGATCCAATTTTGTTCTACTCTGCGTTACTGTGTGTGGTTTTCGAAAGACAAATGACATTAGGCTTGAACCTTGAAAATAGAGTGTTGGAACCTTCTGGTGGGCAAAAGAAGAACTGAGGGGTCAACTCCTTTGCTGTAGCTCTTCAGGTCAGATGAGCTCCCAGCAAGAGTCTCCAAATGTCCCTAAAACTCCTAAATATCTACAACAGCTTGACTTCTCCATGAAATAAAAAGTCCATCATTTGATTACTTAAATTAAGTAGTTGTTGACAAAGTGACTAATGTATCAGCAGATTAGCCAAACATTCTTTGTATGATCGAGGACGGGGTGAGCCATGTCAGCCTTTGGATGGACTCTTGGGTTCACCCCTGTCAGTCCTTATAAGGGCGCCAAACACCAACATTGTCTCTCATTTTTGTTTCTCTCACAGGTGTTCCTCAAGTAGCCCTGTTGACCCACACTGATGAGGTCTGCAACTCTGTtgacgaagatgtgaaaaatatcTACCAAAGCCAAGTTGTCCAGGACAAGGTAAGATCAGCAATTAACGGTGGCCTCCTCCTCCTGCCTCGGTCCAACTCTAACTGACCACTGACCCTCTACTTCAGGTGTATGCTGCTGGGAATCTGCTTGGCCTGCCCGTGTCCTGCATTGTGCCAGTGAAAAATTACTCGAGTGAGCTGGAACTCAACTGCAGCACCGA
This window encodes:
- the LOC120520096 gene encoding interferon-induced protein 44-like, with protein sequence RCCLYLCPQFNPSDPISSDSKGYVEEPTIKNKIACVAFVLDADRVSDYPEPVQEALRELRLKISDLGVPQVALLTHTDEVCNSVDEDVKNIYQSQVVQDKVYAAGNLLGLPVSCIVPVKNYSSELELNCSTDILILSAVDLILQYVDMFCDEFAMSKSAP